One region of Desmodus rotundus isolate HL8 chromosome 11, HLdesRot8A.1, whole genome shotgun sequence genomic DNA includes:
- the PI16 gene encoding peptidase inhibitor 16 isoform X2 — MHSTHGLLALLLPPLLLLVATTGPARALDDEERHVMVKLHNLYRAQVSPSAANMLQMRWDEELAAFAKAYAQQCVWGHNKERGRRGENLFAITDEGMDVPRAVEEWYLEREHYNLSAANCEPGQMCGHYTQVVWAKTEKIGCGSHFCEKLQGVEETNIHLLVCNYEPPGNVKGQRPYQEGTPCSQCPSDYRCENSLCEPISGSEEAKELPQPVTETLSSLATEAPTSTKGGISSSSLAKESPSLLVTEVSGTLTTKALLAVETDAPSSLATEGPPSMVTKAPLPLTSTKVPWSLETHSLLSLDKEPATSPKSTNDPILKSVDKESSKTTMPSRSPESSLHLKVSLTETQELLPHPQGEGHTEAQLPSSSEVAASVFPAHHEPGELQATLDHMEHTFSKSLLNFSNTSTTADDMGGRILALQSLPGAEDPEKPVIHSGMNLGPGRIWGPLLGLLLLPSLVLAGIF, encoded by the exons ATGCACAGCACCCACGGTCTCCTGGCGCTTCTGCTGCCGCCACTGCTACTGCTGGTGGCCACCACAGGCCCTGCCAGAGCCCTCGACGATGAGGAGAGACATGTGATGGTCAAGCTGCACAACCTctaccgtgcccaggtgtccccatCGGCCGCCAACATGCTGCAAATG AGGTGGGACGAGGAGCTGGCCGCCTTCGCCAAGGCCTACGCTCAGCAGTGCGTGTGGGGTCACAACAAGGAGCGCGGGCGGCGCGGCGAGAACCTGTTCGCCATCACGGACGAGGGCATGGACGTGCCGCGGGCGGTGGAAGAGTGGTACCTCGAGCGGGAGCACTACAACCTCAGCGCCGCCAACTGCGAACCGGGCCAGATGTGCGGCCACTACACGCAG GTGGTCTGGGCCAAGACAGAGAAGATTGGCTGTGGCTCCCACTTTTGTGAGAAGCTCCAGGGTGTAGAGGAGACCAATATCCATTTGCTGGTTTGCAACTATGAGCCCCC GGGGAACGTGAAGGGGCAGAGGCCCTACCAGGAGGGAACTCCGTGTTCCCAATGTCCCTCCGACTACCGCTGCGAGAACTCCCTCTGTG aACCCATCAGTGGCTCAGAGGAGGCTAAAGAGTTGCCTCAACCGGTAACTGAGACCCTGTCTTCCCTGGCAACTGAAGCCCCAACCTCTACAAAAGGGGgtatctcttcttcttccttagCAAAAGAAAGTCCATCCTTGTTGGTAACAGAGGTCTCAGGCACCCTGACAACCAAGGCTCTACTTGCTGTAGAGACCGATGCCCCATCTTCCCTGGCAACGGAAGGCCCGCCCTCCATGGTAACCAAGGCTCCTCTTCCCTTAACAAGTACTAAGGTCCCCTGGTCTTTGGAAACTCACAGTTTGTTGTCCTTGGATAAGGAGCCAGCTACCTCCCCCAAGTCGACCAATGATCCCATCCTCAAATCGGTAGACAAAGAGTCCAGCAAGACAACAATGCCCTCCAGGAGCCCAGAGAGTTCTCTGCACCTCAAGGTGTCCCTCACAGAGACTCAGgagctgctgccccacccccagggggagGGGCACACTGAGGCCCAGTTGCCTTCTTCCAGTGAGGTCGCAGCCTCAGTTTTTCCAGCCCACCATGAGCCAGGTGAGCTGCAGGCCACACTGGACCACATGGAGCACACTTTCTCCAAGTCCCTGCTCAACTTCTCCAATACCTCTACCACCGCTGATGACATGGGTGGACGAATCCTGGCCCTGCAGTCCTTGCCAG GTGCAGAGGACCCTGAAAAGCCTGTAATCCATTCAGGGATGAACTTGGGCCCTGGTCGCATCTGGGGCCCTCTCCTGGGTCTGCTACTACTGCCTTCCCTGGTGTTGGCTGGAATCTTCTAA
- the PI16 gene encoding peptidase inhibitor 16 isoform X1: protein MHSTHGLLALLLPPLLLLVATTGPARALDDEERHVMVKLHNLYRAQVSPSAANMLQMRWDEELAAFAKAYAQQCVWGHNKERGRRGENLFAITDEGMDVPRAVEEWYLEREHYNLSAANCEPGQMCGHYTQVVWAKTEKIGCGSHFCEKLQGVEETNIHLLVCNYEPPGNVKGQRPYQEGTPCSQCPSDYRCENSLCAEPISGSEEAKELPQPVTETLSSLATEAPTSTKGGISSSSLAKESPSLLVTEVSGTLTTKALLAVETDAPSSLATEGPPSMVTKAPLPLTSTKVPWSLETHSLLSLDKEPATSPKSTNDPILKSVDKESSKTTMPSRSPESSLHLKVSLTETQELLPHPQGEGHTEAQLPSSSEVAASVFPAHHEPGELQATLDHMEHTFSKSLLNFSNTSTTADDMGGRILALQSLPGAEDPEKPVIHSGMNLGPGRIWGPLLGLLLLPSLVLAGIF from the exons ATGCACAGCACCCACGGTCTCCTGGCGCTTCTGCTGCCGCCACTGCTACTGCTGGTGGCCACCACAGGCCCTGCCAGAGCCCTCGACGATGAGGAGAGACATGTGATGGTCAAGCTGCACAACCTctaccgtgcccaggtgtccccatCGGCCGCCAACATGCTGCAAATG AGGTGGGACGAGGAGCTGGCCGCCTTCGCCAAGGCCTACGCTCAGCAGTGCGTGTGGGGTCACAACAAGGAGCGCGGGCGGCGCGGCGAGAACCTGTTCGCCATCACGGACGAGGGCATGGACGTGCCGCGGGCGGTGGAAGAGTGGTACCTCGAGCGGGAGCACTACAACCTCAGCGCCGCCAACTGCGAACCGGGCCAGATGTGCGGCCACTACACGCAG GTGGTCTGGGCCAAGACAGAGAAGATTGGCTGTGGCTCCCACTTTTGTGAGAAGCTCCAGGGTGTAGAGGAGACCAATATCCATTTGCTGGTTTGCAACTATGAGCCCCC GGGGAACGTGAAGGGGCAGAGGCCCTACCAGGAGGGAACTCCGTGTTCCCAATGTCCCTCCGACTACCGCTGCGAGAACTCCCTCTGTG cagaACCCATCAGTGGCTCAGAGGAGGCTAAAGAGTTGCCTCAACCGGTAACTGAGACCCTGTCTTCCCTGGCAACTGAAGCCCCAACCTCTACAAAAGGGGgtatctcttcttcttccttagCAAAAGAAAGTCCATCCTTGTTGGTAACAGAGGTCTCAGGCACCCTGACAACCAAGGCTCTACTTGCTGTAGAGACCGATGCCCCATCTTCCCTGGCAACGGAAGGCCCGCCCTCCATGGTAACCAAGGCTCCTCTTCCCTTAACAAGTACTAAGGTCCCCTGGTCTTTGGAAACTCACAGTTTGTTGTCCTTGGATAAGGAGCCAGCTACCTCCCCCAAGTCGACCAATGATCCCATCCTCAAATCGGTAGACAAAGAGTCCAGCAAGACAACAATGCCCTCCAGGAGCCCAGAGAGTTCTCTGCACCTCAAGGTGTCCCTCACAGAGACTCAGgagctgctgccccacccccagggggagGGGCACACTGAGGCCCAGTTGCCTTCTTCCAGTGAGGTCGCAGCCTCAGTTTTTCCAGCCCACCATGAGCCAGGTGAGCTGCAGGCCACACTGGACCACATGGAGCACACTTTCTCCAAGTCCCTGCTCAACTTCTCCAATACCTCTACCACCGCTGATGACATGGGTGGACGAATCCTGGCCCTGCAGTCCTTGCCAG GTGCAGAGGACCCTGAAAAGCCTGTAATCCATTCAGGGATGAACTTGGGCCCTGGTCGCATCTGGGGCCCTCTCCTGGGTCTGCTACTACTGCCTTCCCTGGTGTTGGCTGGAATCTTCTAA